One Thermoplasmata archaeon DNA window includes the following coding sequences:
- a CDS encoding 30S ribosomal protein S6e — translation MVQFTAVISDPKTGKSYQTVVSGHHANSLIGKKIGDEFDGIFVGLPGYKLVVRGGSDKDGFPMRKDLPGPRRREVLVSRSTGYRMGEPGVRRRRHFRGNTISPEIVQINLRISAHGSKPIEDALKAKGDQAQPQAKKA, via the coding sequence ATGGTACAGTTCACGGCTGTGATATCCGACCCGAAGACGGGGAAGTCGTACCAGACAGTGGTCTCTGGACACCACGCCAACTCCCTGATCGGAAAAAAAATAGGCGATGAGTTCGACGGAATCTTCGTGGGCCTCCCGGGCTACAAGCTCGTTGTCAGGGGCGGGAGCGACAAGGACGGGTTCCCAATGAGGAAGGACCTTCCGGGACCAAGGAGGCGGGAGGTTCTGGTGAGCAGGAGCACCGGCTACAGGATGGGCGAGCCCGGCGTCCGCCGGAGAAGGCATTTTAGGGGAAACACAATCTCTCCCGAAATCGTGCAGATCAATCTGAGAATCTCTGCCCACGGCTCCAAGCCGATCGAGGATGCACTGAAGGCGAAGGGAGATCAGGCCCAGCCCCAAGCGAAGAAGGCCTGA
- a CDS encoding translation initiation factor IF-2 subunit gamma: MKVPTQPVVNIGMVGHVDHGKTTLTKALTGEWTDRHSEEIKRGISIKLGYADAAFYRCPKCGEPECFSTKEECPVCNSKTELLRSVSFVDSPGHETLMATMLSGAALMNGALLLIAANEPCPQPQTREHLMALDIVGIKNIIVVQNKIDIVSEEQAVQNYREIEEFCKGTVAEGAPIVPVSAHHDANLDILIQAIEKTIPTPRLDPDKPSRMYIARSFDVNLPGTRPRELKGGVVGGSIIQGTLSVGEEVEIRPGLRTADKKPHWEPIRTRVVSLVSGGREVKSAAPGGLVGIGTELDPFFTKSDALVGNMLGAPGTLPPVWDTLVLKTHLLERMVGTQEAAEVKEIKTKEPLMLNVGVATTVGVVTACHGDICTFSLKLPVCAEKGQRVALSRKVGGRWRLIGYGEIQ; encoded by the coding sequence ATGAAGGTTCCGACTCAGCCTGTGGTCAACATCGGGATGGTCGGCCACGTCGACCATGGCAAGACCACCCTCACGAAGGCCCTCACGGGCGAGTGGACCGATAGGCACTCCGAGGAGATAAAGAGGGGCATAAGCATCAAGCTCGGCTACGCCGACGCCGCCTTCTACAGATGCCCCAAGTGCGGCGAGCCGGAGTGCTTCTCGACCAAAGAGGAGTGCCCCGTTTGCAACTCGAAAACGGAGCTCCTGCGCTCCGTGTCCTTCGTCGACTCTCCCGGCCACGAGACCCTGATGGCGACAATGCTATCGGGCGCGGCCCTGATGAACGGCGCGCTCCTCCTGATAGCGGCCAACGAGCCCTGTCCACAGCCCCAGACCCGCGAGCACCTGATGGCGCTGGACATCGTGGGCATAAAGAACATTATCGTCGTGCAGAACAAGATAGACATCGTCAGCGAGGAACAGGCCGTACAGAACTATCGTGAGATTGAGGAGTTCTGCAAGGGAACGGTTGCGGAGGGCGCACCCATCGTGCCAGTCTCCGCACACCACGACGCAAACCTGGACATCTTGATTCAGGCGATAGAGAAAACCATACCGACTCCTAGGCTGGACCCCGATAAGCCCTCGAGAATGTACATCGCGAGGTCGTTCGACGTCAACCTTCCCGGTACAAGGCCCAGGGAACTTAAAGGCGGAGTGGTGGGCGGGTCGATTATCCAAGGGACCCTGAGCGTCGGCGAGGAAGTAGAGATTCGGCCCGGCCTTAGGACGGCCGACAAGAAGCCGCACTGGGAGCCGATACGAACGAGGGTTGTCTCCCTCGTCTCAGGAGGAAGGGAGGTGAAGAGCGCCGCACCCGGCGGGCTTGTGGGGATAGGAACGGAGCTAGACCCCTTTTTCACGAAGTCCGACGCACTCGTGGGCAACATGCTCGGGGCGCCCGGGACCCTACCACCCGTCTGGGACACTCTGGTCCTTAAAACCCATCTTCTCGAGAGAATGGTCGGCACGCAGGAGGCGGCGGAGGTCAAGGAAATCAAGACCAAGGAGCCCCTGATGCTCAACGTGGGCGTGGCAACGACGGTCGGGGTGGTGACGGCCTGCCACGGCGACATCTGCACATTCTCCCTCAAGCTCCCTGTGTGCGCCGAGAAGGGCCAGAGGGTCGCGCTCAGCCGGAAGGTCGGGGGCAGGTGGCGGCTGATTGGATACGGGGAGATTCAGTAG
- a CDS encoding twitching motility protein PilT, whose protein sequence is MTGEGGGEERIQRWKTKMVREGGGPLVVLDANALMMPFQFSINLDAELQRVLPGCKAVVPSSVVEELRALSASKKRPEARAALELAKRYRVVEAEGGGDEAVLSAALRIGAVLLTNDASLRKRARGAGLRVMYLRGRGHLEIL, encoded by the coding sequence GTGACCGGCGAGGGCGGCGGGGAGGAGCGAATTCAGAGGTGGAAGACAAAAATGGTGAGGGAGGGGGGAGGGCCTCTCGTCGTGCTAGACGCCAACGCGCTCATGATGCCCTTCCAGTTTTCGATCAATCTTGACGCAGAGCTCCAGCGAGTCCTCCCGGGATGCAAGGCGGTCGTGCCCTCCTCGGTGGTCGAGGAGCTCCGCGCCCTCAGCGCCTCGAAAAAGCGTCCCGAGGCGAGGGCGGCGCTCGAACTCGCGAAGCGCTATAGAGTTGTAGAAGCGGAGGGCGGGGGGGACGAGGCTGTTCTGAGCGCGGCCCTCAGGATCGGCGCGGTGCTCCTGACCAACGACGCCTCGCTCAGAAAGAGGGCAAGGGGGGCCGGGCTGAGGGTGATGTACCTGCGGGGGAGGGGCCATCTCGAGATTCTGTGA
- the ppdK gene encoding pyruvate, phosphate dikinase, producing the protein MENKYVYLFSEGDPENKKLLGGKGAGLCAMTRLGLPVPPGFVITTQACVEYFDNGERFPEELMGQVRTAMASVEREMGKRFGDPANPLLVSVRSGAAISMPGMMDTILNLGLNDETVVGLAKKSGNERFAWDSYRRFISLFGSIALGIDADQFHRAMETMKKDRKAKYDTDLTTEDLRELVNVYKLIVRGNYGRPIPSDPYEQLALAIRAVFASWNGKRCVDYRREFKITLEMANGTAANVQAMVFGNLGPRSATGVAFTRDPGTGENVFFGDYLMSAQGEDIVAGIRTPRPIAELKHQMPEVYEQLLKVRETLEKHFKEVQDIEFTVEEGKLWMLQTRNAKMNAAAAVRTSVDMVRDGVLTKEEAILRLQPAQLVQLMYRQIDPKFSEPPIATGIGASPGAASGRVVFTADDAEREGKAGKKVILLREQTKPEDVHGFFHAQGILTAVGGKTSHAAVVARSIGKPCVSGCGDIRINHLEKSAYIKDHKIEEGTVLTIDGGTGRVWLGEVPMREPEMSEEFNLVLSWADEFRRLRVLANADTPHDARTARRFGAEGIGLCRTERMFNAPDRLPIFQELILSEKKEERAALLARLLPLQKQDFKAIFRVMEGLPVTVRLLDPPLHEFLPSEEEIQCDIRNIEKFRSVIEDLNNLPGIIRALDPQLESVLAMDGTMVKNLAKLRSFGLDKRAIEKKLETLRKVRALREVNPMLGHRGVRLGITYPDIYEMQIQAILEAAGELIKDKVDVRVEIMVPQVCTAQELKWVQGIIKKVEQRVTERLGVTVPYKLGTMIEVVRACMRAGRLAEMAEFFSFGTNDLTQATFSFSREDAENKFLPLYNERRILQDNPFEILDVKGVGRLMMITVEWGRKTRPDLKLGICGEHGGEPQAIEFCHIINLDYVSCSPYRVPIARLAAAQAALKEKRGVLKPPK; encoded by the coding sequence ATGGAGAACAAGTACGTGTACCTTTTCTCCGAGGGCGACCCGGAGAACAAGAAGCTCCTCGGCGGAAAGGGCGCGGGCCTCTGTGCGATGACTAGGCTAGGCCTCCCTGTCCCGCCGGGCTTCGTCATCACCACGCAGGCCTGCGTCGAGTACTTCGACAATGGAGAGAGGTTCCCGGAGGAGCTGATGGGCCAGGTCAGGACCGCGATGGCCTCGGTGGAGAGGGAGATGGGCAAGCGCTTCGGCGACCCAGCCAACCCGCTCCTCGTGTCCGTCAGGAGCGGGGCCGCGATATCGATGCCGGGAATGATGGACACGATTCTCAACCTGGGCCTCAACGACGAGACCGTCGTCGGCCTGGCTAAAAAGAGCGGGAACGAGAGATTCGCCTGGGACTCCTACAGGCGCTTCATATCGCTCTTCGGCTCCATCGCGCTGGGCATAGACGCGGATCAGTTCCACCGCGCCATGGAGACGATGAAGAAGGACAGAAAGGCAAAGTACGACACCGACCTCACCACCGAGGACCTGAGGGAGCTGGTGAACGTCTACAAGCTGATTGTGAGGGGGAACTACGGCCGCCCGATACCCTCCGACCCCTATGAGCAGCTCGCGCTGGCGATAAGGGCGGTCTTTGCCTCATGGAACGGGAAGAGGTGCGTGGACTATAGGAGGGAGTTCAAGATAACCCTTGAAATGGCCAACGGGACCGCCGCCAATGTTCAGGCGATGGTCTTCGGCAACCTGGGCCCGCGATCCGCCACGGGCGTCGCCTTCACCCGGGACCCAGGGACGGGCGAGAACGTCTTCTTCGGCGACTACCTGATGTCCGCCCAGGGCGAGGACATCGTCGCTGGAATTCGAACCCCTAGGCCGATTGCGGAGCTGAAGCACCAAATGCCCGAGGTCTACGAGCAGCTCCTGAAGGTCAGGGAGACTCTGGAGAAGCACTTCAAGGAGGTCCAGGACATCGAGTTCACGGTGGAGGAGGGAAAGCTCTGGATGCTCCAGACCCGCAACGCCAAGATGAACGCCGCCGCCGCGGTCCGGACCTCCGTGGACATGGTCAGGGACGGTGTGCTCACGAAGGAGGAGGCGATTCTCAGGCTCCAGCCCGCCCAGCTCGTGCAGCTGATGTACAGGCAGATTGATCCGAAGTTCAGCGAGCCGCCCATAGCGACCGGAATCGGGGCGTCGCCCGGTGCCGCCTCTGGGAGGGTGGTCTTCACCGCGGACGACGCGGAGAGGGAGGGTAAGGCCGGGAAGAAGGTTATTCTCCTCAGGGAGCAGACCAAGCCCGAGGACGTCCACGGCTTCTTCCACGCCCAGGGAATTCTTACAGCGGTGGGCGGAAAGACCAGCCACGCCGCGGTCGTGGCGCGAAGCATCGGCAAGCCCTGTGTCTCCGGCTGCGGGGACATCAGAATCAACCATCTGGAGAAGTCCGCCTACATAAAGGACCACAAGATTGAGGAGGGGACCGTCCTGACTATAGACGGGGGAACGGGTAGGGTGTGGCTCGGGGAGGTCCCGATGAGGGAGCCCGAAATGTCGGAGGAGTTCAATTTGGTTCTCTCTTGGGCCGACGAGTTTAGGAGGCTGAGGGTTCTGGCCAACGCCGACACTCCCCATGACGCCCGGACCGCCAGAAGGTTCGGCGCGGAGGGCATCGGTCTCTGCAGGACGGAGAGGATGTTCAACGCGCCCGACCGCCTCCCCATATTCCAAGAGCTCATTCTGTCAGAAAAGAAAGAGGAGAGGGCGGCGCTGCTCGCGCGCCTCTTGCCCCTCCAGAAGCAGGATTTCAAGGCGATATTCAGGGTGATGGAGGGCCTGCCCGTCACCGTCCGCCTCTTGGACCCGCCCCTCCACGAGTTCCTCCCGTCAGAGGAGGAGATTCAGTGCGACATCAGGAACATCGAGAAGTTCAGGTCGGTCATCGAGGACCTGAACAACCTGCCCGGCATAATCAGGGCGCTCGACCCCCAGCTCGAGAGCGTCCTGGCGATGGACGGGACGATGGTGAAGAATCTGGCCAAGCTCAGGTCCTTCGGGCTGGACAAAAGGGCGATCGAGAAGAAGCTCGAGACGTTGAGGAAGGTCAGGGCGCTCAGGGAGGTCAACCCTATGCTCGGGCACAGGGGCGTCAGGCTCGGGATCACCTACCCCGACATCTATGAAATGCAGATACAGGCCATTCTCGAGGCCGCTGGGGAGCTCATCAAGGACAAAGTGGACGTGAGGGTCGAGATAATGGTCCCTCAGGTCTGCACCGCGCAGGAGCTGAAGTGGGTGCAGGGGATAATAAAGAAGGTGGAGCAGAGGGTCACCGAGAGGCTCGGCGTCACTGTCCCGTACAAGCTCGGGACGATGATCGAGGTGGTGAGGGCGTGCATGAGGGCCGGGAGGCTCGCCGAGATGGCCGAGTTCTTCTCGTTCGGCACGAACGACCTGACTCAGGCGACCTTCAGCTTCTCCCGCGAGGACGCGGAGAACAAATTCCTCCCGCTCTACAACGAGCGCAGAATTCTGCAGGACAACCCCTTCGAGATTCTGGACGTGAAGGGCGTGGGGAGGCTAATGATGATCACCGTCGAGTGGGGCAGGAAGACCCGCCCGGACCTGAAGCTCGGCATCTGCGGGGAGCACGGGGGCGAGCCTCAGGCGATAGAGTTCTGCCACATCATCAATCTGGACTACGTGAGCTGCTCGCCCTACCGCGTGCCGATAGCCAGGCTCGCGGCCGCGCAGGCGGCGCTCAAAGAGAAGAGAGGGGTTCTGAAGCCGCCGAAGTGA
- a CDS encoding DNA polymerase domain-containing protein: MPAGEGAEPARGEGSFVLDAFPDHRTGRMVVWLAGPGGARRLAFRYLPDFYIHGPPSELERARWRFLDAGLYDCELTSRRIGIGSERLHKVLRVVPRVLGLHMRAARAADFFGGYGRLRFYNLDVELGQRFLLEQGLFPMARVRYLGGWELLDNRLSVHYPLPPLRVAWLRVRVRKSGLLPSFSDPLEAVELGGERISGGEEGALRELAALVRRLDPDVILTDGGDSFDIPYLYHRARLAGLEGFQLGREPGPRRPERGEKSYFTYGRILHRPASYHLRGRLHIDRRSSFLYQEGGLEGVVELSRLSGIPLQRMARSSPGTAISAMEVNLVLSEGGLVAWKKNLPEDFKSMRTLLSADRGGFIFEPAVGLHGRVLEVDFASMYPHIMVLHNISPETVNCPCCRPQWGGDGEERGGGDRPGAGGDEPRRGAGGAWSGGSGRSEPPPEAGAGSAGGREGGGARTGARAPGGRDELRQRAGTGGPGGAGGRGPPSGNAASDARMDAGEPGSRRRSGGSSRPPDARVDTGGRGPHASGRAGGCGGLPVPGLGYWTCARRRGIIPRILEPLVRRRLELKALRRRPGDRWDRRARCLKPLLVTCFGYTGYRNAPFGRIECHEAINAHGREILLESARIAERRGFEVLHGIVDALWLRGPLEERAGLIEEISRASGIPLSEEGVYRWLVFLPSKGTGAGALNRYYGLFESGELKLRGVAARRHDSPSLVRALQAGMLEALAKGEDAAGFMRRIPDALDVVREFARRVLDGGCALEELVLTRRVSRALEDYVQFNETRAALAALRRAGVSVPPGEAVRYVLVDGGGGRGEAVPVETLRGTESYHRGDYLRLLLRAAEELLLPFGYDEERLDRILSGRDTVQTALGAGAGPGPVC, encoded by the coding sequence GTGCCTGCCGGTGAGGGAGCGGAGCCCGCGCGAGGCGAGGGCTCCTTCGTCCTCGACGCCTTCCCCGACCACCGGACCGGCAGGATGGTGGTCTGGCTCGCCGGGCCGGGGGGGGCTAGGAGGCTCGCCTTCCGCTACCTTCCCGATTTCTATATCCACGGCCCACCCTCGGAGCTCGAGAGAGCGAGGTGGCGCTTTCTGGACGCGGGCCTCTACGACTGCGAGCTGACCAGCCGCCGGATAGGAATCGGGAGCGAGAGGCTGCACAAGGTGCTCCGGGTGGTCCCCCGGGTGCTTGGCCTGCACATGCGCGCCGCCCGCGCCGCGGACTTCTTCGGCGGCTACGGCCGCCTCCGCTTCTACAATCTGGACGTGGAGCTGGGCCAGCGCTTTCTTCTCGAACAGGGCCTCTTCCCGATGGCTAGGGTGAGGTACCTTGGAGGCTGGGAGCTGCTGGACAACAGGCTGTCGGTGCACTACCCGCTCCCGCCCCTGCGCGTTGCATGGCTCCGGGTCCGGGTGAGGAAGAGCGGCCTCCTGCCCTCCTTCAGCGACCCGCTGGAGGCAGTGGAGCTCGGCGGGGAGAGAATCTCGGGGGGCGAGGAGGGGGCTCTGAGGGAGCTGGCAGCGCTCGTCCGCAGGCTGGACCCGGACGTTATTCTCACCGACGGCGGCGACTCCTTCGACATCCCCTACCTCTACCACCGCGCCCGCCTCGCCGGTCTGGAGGGCTTCCAGCTCGGGCGCGAGCCCGGGCCCCGCCGACCGGAGAGGGGGGAGAAGAGCTACTTCACCTACGGCCGAATTCTGCACAGGCCAGCCTCCTACCACCTGCGCGGCCGGCTCCACATCGACCGGCGCTCGTCGTTTCTATATCAGGAGGGCGGGCTCGAGGGCGTCGTGGAGCTCTCGAGGCTCTCGGGCATCCCCCTCCAGAGGATGGCCCGCTCCTCGCCGGGGACCGCCATAAGCGCGATGGAGGTCAACCTAGTGCTCTCCGAGGGAGGGCTGGTGGCGTGGAAGAAGAACCTCCCGGAGGACTTCAAGAGCATGAGGACCCTCCTCTCGGCGGACAGGGGCGGCTTCATATTCGAGCCCGCGGTCGGCCTGCACGGGAGGGTTCTGGAGGTTGACTTCGCCTCGATGTACCCGCACATAATGGTCCTGCACAACATAAGCCCCGAGACCGTCAACTGCCCCTGCTGCCGGCCGCAATGGGGTGGAGATGGGGAGGAGAGGGGTGGAGGGGACCGGCCCGGCGCCGGGGGCGATGAGCCACGCCGGGGGGCCGGGGGCGCGTGGTCCGGAGGGAGCGGGAGAAGCGAGCCACCCCCGGAGGCCGGGGCCGGGAGTGCCGGAGGGAGAGAAGGGGGAGGAGCGCGGACCGGGGCCCGCGCTCCGGGTGGGCGGGATGAGCTCCGCCAGAGGGCCGGGACCGGAGGCCCCGGAGGAGCCGGGGGGAGAGGACCTCCATCCGGGAACGCGGCTTCTGACGCGCGCATGGATGCTGGAGAACCGGGCTCGCGAAGGCGCTCGGGCGGGTCATCGCGGCCTCCTGACGCGCGTGTGGATACCGGAGGGCGGGGGCCCCACGCCTCCGGACGCGCCGGGGGGTGCGGCGGCCTCCCCGTTCCCGGGCTGGGCTACTGGACGTGCGCTAGGAGGAGGGGCATCATACCCAGAATTCTCGAGCCGCTGGTCAGGCGGAGGCTGGAGCTGAAGGCGCTGAGGAGGAGGCCGGGCGACAGGTGGGACAGGAGGGCGAGGTGCCTCAAGCCCCTGCTCGTGACGTGCTTCGGCTACACGGGCTACCGCAACGCCCCCTTCGGGAGAATCGAGTGCCACGAGGCGATCAACGCCCACGGCCGGGAGATTCTGCTCGAGAGCGCCAGAATCGCGGAGAGGAGGGGCTTCGAGGTCCTGCACGGCATAGTGGACGCGCTCTGGCTGAGGGGGCCCCTGGAGGAGAGGGCTGGTCTTATTGAAGAGATATCCCGGGCCTCGGGAATTCCCCTCTCGGAAGAAGGCGTGTACAGGTGGCTGGTCTTCCTGCCCTCCAAGGGGACCGGGGCCGGGGCCCTGAACCGCTACTACGGTCTGTTCGAGAGCGGGGAGCTGAAGCTGCGCGGCGTCGCGGCGCGCAGGCACGACAGCCCGTCGCTGGTCCGCGCCCTCCAGGCGGGGATGCTGGAGGCCCTGGCAAAGGGTGAGGACGCGGCCGGCTTCATGCGGCGAATTCCGGATGCGCTGGATGTCGTGAGGGAGTTTGCGCGGAGGGTTCTGGACGGCGGCTGCGCGCTCGAGGAGCTCGTGCTGACCAGAAGGGTCTCGAGGGCCCTCGAGGATTATGTCCAGTTCAACGAGACACGCGCCGCGCTCGCCGCGCTGAGGAGAGCGGGCGTCAGCGTCCCGCCGGGGGAGGCTGTGAGGTACGTTCTGGTGGACGGGGGCGGGGGGAGGGGAGAAGCCGTGCCCGTGGAGACCCTGCGCGGGACGGAGAGCTACCACAGGGGGGACTACCTCCGCCTCCTCCTCAGGGCCGCCGAGGAGCTTCTCCTGCCCTTCGGGTATGATGAGGAGAGGCTGGACAGAATTCTTAGTGGGCGCGACACCGTCCAGACGGCGCTGGGGGCGGGCGCGGGGCCGGGGCCGGTTTGTTGA
- a CDS encoding ATPase domain-containing protein yields the protein MQVVDSSRLPQGVVVMEDSSGRVRTFVRGLDEQMEGGIPRGHVVLVCGTPGTMKSSLSWSILWRNAREAGSRSIYLSLEQSERSLRAQMERMGMGLAGLEERMSVIDLGTIRAEMAKAGIESDRENWARVVKGLVQEAKERGGLDLLVLDSLDAYELLFERSISRNEMFTFFESLRQLDCTVFLISEMSPDSSRYSKFDEGFLADGIIHLKLAEVSDIDVQRRIRVVKMRGTKHAPGYFTLLVEGGEFAVTKAILK from the coding sequence ATGCAGGTCGTTGACTCATCCCGGCTCCCTCAGGGGGTGGTGGTGATGGAAGATAGCAGTGGTCGTGTCCGGACGTTCGTCAGAGGGCTCGATGAGCAGATGGAGGGTGGAATTCCACGGGGGCACGTCGTCCTGGTCTGCGGCACGCCGGGAACAATGAAGTCCTCCCTGAGCTGGAGCATCCTCTGGCGCAACGCGCGAGAAGCTGGGAGCCGGAGCATCTACCTATCTCTCGAGCAGAGCGAGCGCTCTCTGAGGGCCCAAATGGAACGAATGGGGATGGGTCTGGCGGGGCTCGAGGAGAGGATGAGCGTCATAGACTTGGGTACCATTCGGGCAGAGATGGCCAAGGCGGGGATTGAGTCCGATAGAGAGAACTGGGCCAGAGTCGTCAAGGGACTTGTCCAAGAGGCGAAGGAGAGGGGAGGTCTGGACCTTCTGGTCCTTGACTCACTCGACGCCTACGAGCTGCTGTTCGAGCGCTCCATATCCCGCAACGAGATGTTCACCTTCTTCGAGTCACTGAGGCAGCTGGACTGCACGGTTTTCCTGATTTCGGAGATGTCTCCCGACTCGAGCAGGTACAGTAAGTTCGACGAGGGTTTTCTGGCCGACGGCATCATCCACCTTAAGCTGGCAGAAGTGAGCGACATAGACGTCCAAAGGAGAATTCGGGTCGTGAAGATGAGGGGCACGAAGCATGCCCCCGGCTACTTCACCCTTCTCGTGGAGGGCGGGGAGTTCGCGGTCACGAAGGCGATTCTGAAGTAG